The Triticum dicoccoides isolate Atlit2015 ecotype Zavitan chromosome 6A, WEW_v2.0, whole genome shotgun sequence genome has a window encoding:
- the LOC119318662 gene encoding uncharacterized protein LOC119318662, giving the protein MAAAAKEVDMKKMELMKEVRAHQVAIGELNNLPPSRAAYQKTCNIFFRKDIKSAVASQQKQLDIAKAKVQKLDQA; this is encoded by the exons ATGGCTGCGGCGGCGAAGGAGGTGGACATGAAGAAGATGGAGCTTATGAAGGAG GTAAGAGCGCACCAAGTGGCGATCGGCGAGCTCAACAACCTGCCTCCATCCAGG GCCGCGTACCAGAAGACCTGCAACATCTTCTTCCGCAAGGACATCAAATCTGCCGTGGCGTCCCAACAGA AGCAACTTGATATTGCCAAGGCGAAGGTGCAGAAGCTGGATCAAGCATGA